The Papaver somniferum cultivar HN1 chromosome 3, ASM357369v1, whole genome shotgun sequence genome includes a region encoding these proteins:
- the LOC113356561 gene encoding DNA-binding protein DDB_G0278111-like: MADPELEAIRQRRMQELMAQHGAGNQQNPEQQTAQEDAKREADERRQLMLTQILSSQARERIARIALVKPEKARGVEDVILRAAQMGQIAEKVSEERLISLLEQINTQTTKHTKVTIQRRRSVLDDDY, from the exons ATG GCTGATCCAGAGTTAGAAGCTATCAGGCAAAGAAGAATGCAAGAGCTAATGGCACAACATGGCGCT GGAAATCAACAGAACCCAGAGCAGCAAACTGCACAGGAAGATGCCAAAag GGAAGCAGATGAACGTAGGCAACTAATGCTTACTCAGATATTGTCTTCTCAAGCACGTGAAAGAA TTGCGCGAATTGCTTTAGTAAAGCCTGAGAAGGCAAGAGGTGTCGAAGATGTCATACTAAGAGCTGCTCAGATGGGTCAGATTGCTGAAAAG GTGTCTGAAGAGAGGCTTATATCATTACTGGAACAGATTAACACTCAGACAACAAAACACACAAAAGTTACT ATCCAGAGGCGTCGAAGTGTTCTTGATGACGATTATTAA